The nucleotide sequence ACCAAGCATTGACCGTGCTATACCACGCGACTTGTAGCCTTTAGCAGAATCGGGATTGATCTGAATGAAGACAAATTTTAATACATACAACATAATGCATGTAAAAGTACTGCCAATAAAAGACAACATATGGGTTATGCATTATGTACGTAGAATAGGAAATCATGTCGTGTTATGTTAGTATAAATTCATAATGTTTCCAAAACCAGCTgtcattcaaaaaattttttaaggaAACGCAAAAGGGAGTACCATgcaaaataatttagaaaaaaataattgcaAATCAACCCACCACACCTTATATCTAATACTAATCACTTGGGTATATTTGGAAACTATAAATTTTCCAAATACATTCACCGAGTACATTCATAGACCTATTTTAAGTCAAGTAAGGATATGATTCTGTCCATCAATCTGTGATACTAAGCGGAAAGAATATAACCTGCAAAGCAGCATTTGCATCACGGATCGCAGCATTTGGTTTCTTCATCTTGATGTAAACACTGGCTGTAAATGATCAACAAATATATAAAAGAATTAACAGATATCACATACTTATAAGAACAAACAAACAGATCATGTTGTAAAAAGGACCAAGTCATACCTCTGGTGGCATACATTATGGCAGATGTAGGATTAAGCAAGATTGCCTCCGTCAAGTTCTCAATTGCCTCCTCGAACTTGCCTGCATTAGAAAGATATGATATTAAGATTACTGCTGCATTACCAAACAAGCCTATGATTAATTCTCAAAGAAATAAACATTTCCAATGCTATATAAGACATAATAACACTAGATAGTTTTTCAAAGTTTAGACCACTGAGAGATATAGAAATTATACTGTTAGATTTATTTTGAGATTTTGCAACTTACCAAATTTACTACCCGTAACATAACTTACTAGATAAGAATTTTTTATCCATTCTAGAAATTGTGGAATTAGGCAAGTGTGACCAATCCTCATTAAATAGGCCTGTTGTTTGTGCTTccttttgcccttctttttcacaTGATTGTTTGGTTCGTCAAATTCACAAGTGGTGTGATCAACGAAAGAGAGTTGCCATCCCACAAGGAAAGAGGGTAACATTGTCTAACAATACCATTGCAACCTACTTTTATTAGGAGGGTGCCACATTATAATCTAGGGTTATATCTACAGTTGCTGGACCAATAAAATTTGAAATGTTGCTCTTTGATGAGAACAAAAGCACTACATGGCAGTGACTATCCATGATATGTTTGTTAACAAGGTCTTATGTTAAAACTTGAGCTGTGGAAGGTTGCCAAGAAACAGAAATGGTGAGAGAAGAGAGGCAGGGAGAAAGGAGTTATAACGAAGCAGATTTAATTgctgaagaagaatgaagaatcacaAAAAATAAGTTCAGTGCAGGTTCATCTAAGAGAACTAACTCTGGGTTAAAATCAGCTACAACTTTCTAACTCAACTCTAACAGAATTCTAACTATGGTAAGTTAACAGCTAACAAACTAACTAATCTAACAGATTGCTATAAATATAAGAGCTAAGCTGGTGAGCCGGCACTATATATCAACTAACATCTTACGAAGAAGATAATTTATGCATGCATGGATGGATACTTCCTCTCTTAATATAATAGCTAAGATTCAAACAAAGTCCATGATCATGGGATTATGGAAGACATTCTCTTTATACAATGAACCATCTCAATAAAGATGAAATAGATCCAAAAAGGATTCTTATCCAAGCAATTATGAGCACTGTAAATGTTGGTTCATCAAGTTGATGAAATAATCCTTCAATACCTGCTTTCCTAGTGTACAGTATTGAATACAGACTTAAATAGGAGAATGCACTTAAAAGCTACGATAATGTGTAATCGTTGGACTTAGGAGATTCATAAAAATATTACTTTTTCAAGATacaaaattgaaattttattttaatgtaaTATTTAACTAGATCTTTAGGAGATTCAGAAAAATATTACTTTTTCAAGATGcaaaattgaaattttattttaatgtaaTATTTAACTAGATCTCTACTTATTATAAAACAACTAGATAAGTCGTTTTTAAGAAGTtgaaaaacttgaaaaaaatcctttttaattttattcagaATAATACATTAAAATGAGCTCATTATCCACTTCAAATTTCACAATGGAAAATTACCTTCAGAAATTGCTTCCATGGCTTTAGCTTTGGCAGACTGCGCAGCATCACGATTCTCTTCAGTGACCTCAACAGAAGCGTCTCCCATCTGAAACATCACATCACACCCATTCACCTCATTAAAAACCCTAACTTCAGTGTCACaaacatattataaaaaaaaaaaagaaaaccttCTGCGGAGGATCATTGTCAGGCTCAACGGTTTCACCCTCGAGCTCAACATCAGATTCAATAATCTCGtcatcttcctcctcttctaCTTCATCCACCTTGGGTTGTTCCTCGTCTCCAGCATCCTCAAAATCATCATCACTCTCCGCATCTCTCTACACGCATTCATATGTCAAACCATGATTTCAATTTTTCTCCGGAAAATTCATAGAACAGAAATGGAATAAACGTtgattcataataataataatacacggTACCGATTTGGAGTAAGCAGATGCTGGTAGCTTCGCTCCGAGGCTGCAGCGAATGACAAACAAAGAAACGAATCAATCAGAGGGTAAGTGATTAAGTGTGTAATTTGAATTGGAAAGCGAGGGATAGAATTGGAATTTTGGGGGATTTACCTTTCGAGGTAGTCGCGGAAGAAGGAGAGGGAAGGATCGGCGAGGACGGAAGGATTGGACTTACACTGTTCGATGAAATGCTTCAATTGGTTCAGCTTCGAAGCGTCCATTACTCTTTCAatttctccttctcctccactCACACTCTAACTACTGCTACTCAAACTCAAACTCAAACTCAAGCTCTGTGCGAAGCTTCGCGTTGTGTTGTtttgttttctaaggttttctctTACTGTGGGCGCTAACCCTGGGGTCTCTCTTTACTCGCTTGACTTGTGAGTTGTTCGGAATGTGTTTGACGAGGTTATTCTAGTACCTTCTACTTCTAGTGGATATGCATtgtgtattttattttcttttaacccGATTTCGAAACTTAACTCCTCCTATCCAGTTTCCACTTTCAGAGCTAAATATTTGATGGTCCGAGAATCTTTAGaccatttaattttaattataaattaattttatatattttatttaattataaaaattattttttattttataaattatttattttatcaatcatctattatatttattaacaatcaaaaataaaaataataacgaattagatctttcaTCGATCGTAATAAAACTTTTGGCCATTCCAATGCATTAAAAGTTTATATTTGATCCGTGACGTTCGTAATGAATTATAAAATCGTGTTTCCTTAAAaaccaatcgattggattacagtttatcacaaaacaatcgattgaaaattgcaaGGCAGATTTTCGCATAAATCAATCCATTGGTCATATGACCCAATCGTTTGAACGATGAATAAAAAGTGGATTTTTATAATTCAATAGATTGTTTATACTCTccaatccaatcgattgaatgcttgaaaacaacctgatgtctcacaattcaatcgattggttttgttactcaatcgattgaattcaccAAAACAATATGGATttgccaaattcaatcgattggttgtgcAACCCAATCGATTAAAGTGTGTACTACGCCTATTTCAATCTTGTTATCGTTTTTAGAAATTATCTTGttattcatctatcttatctttaaaattctatcttctaTTTTTAAGGTTGtattttgatttagatactctaatcttatctttttcttaatattaacattataaattggtgaataattCATCACCAATTATTCAATCCCACCATTGAAATCGTGTATCATTCTCTTTGATTATTAaaaatttcattgtttttctttcGAACATCTATCTACtcaatattcaattttttttcattctttatccGTCTATTTAATATCCACTATTTGTTCATCGTTAATTGACAATCACCGTTACAGCAATCAGCAAAGGTCCAATCAATTTTTTTCATTGTAACAATCCATCGTTTTTTATTACAAAATCGAGGTTAGTGAATAGAATctctaattttacaattattcgTTTCGATACTT is from Arachis ipaensis cultivar K30076 chromosome B01, Araip1.1, whole genome shotgun sequence and encodes:
- the LOC107630717 gene encoding FAM10 family protein At4g22670; protein product: MDASKLNQLKHFIEQCKSNPSVLADPSLSFFRDYLESLGAKLPASAYSKSRDAESDDDFEDAGDEEQPKVDEVEEEEDDEIIESDVELEGETVEPDNDPPQKMGDASVEVTEENRDAAQSAKAKAMEAISEGKFEEAIENLTEAILLNPTSAIMYATRASVYIKMKKPNAAIRDANAALQINPDSAKGYKSRGIARSMLGQWEEAAKDLHVASNIDYDEEISAVLKKVEPNAHKIEEHRRKYERLHKERAEKKLERERQRRRAEAQAAYEKAKKQDQSSSSRNPGGMPGGFPGGMPGGFPGGMPGGFPGGMPGGFPGGMAGGVPGNVDFSKILNDPELMAAFSDPEVMAALQDVMKNPANLAKHQSNPKVAPVIAKMMSKFGGPN